Below is a window of Pseudomonas monteilii DNA.
CGGGGTGTCCCGCAGCCAGGATTCGGCGGCCTCTCTCAGAGCGCACTCGATGAAACGCCAGCCCCTCGACGACAGCTTCAAGGTCAACCGCAATCCCGTTACCCTGCGTGAAATCGTGCTCGACAAGCTGCGCGCCGCGATCATGAACTTTCACCTGCTGCCCGGCGACCGTCTGGTCGAGCGCGACCTCTGCGAGCGGTTGGGCGTCAGCCGCACGTCGGTGCGCGAGGCGCTGCGTCACCTGGAATCCGAAGGGCTGGTGGAATTTGCAGACGCCAAGGGGCCCCGCGTCGCCATCATCACCCTGGAAGACGCGCGCGACATCTACGAGCTGCGCTGCGTGCTGGAAGGCCTGATCGTCCAGCTGTTCACCCTCAACGCCAAGGCCAAGCACATCCGGGCCCTGGAGCGCGCGCTGGAAGAAAACCGCGAAGCCCTGGAAGAAGGCGAGCTGCAACAGGTGCTCGACTCGGTCCAGGGTTTCTACGACGTGCTGCTGGAAGGTTCGGGCAACCAGGTCGCCGCGACCCAGCTGCGCCAGCTGCAGGCGCGCATCAGCTACCTGCGCGCCACCTCGGTATCGCAGGTCAACCGCCGAGGTGCCAGCAACCTGGAGATGGAGAAGATGGTCGAGGCGATCAAGAGCGGCGATCCGCTGGTCGCGCACCAGGCCTCGGTCGATCACGTACGTGCCGCCGCCAAGGTGGCGCTGGAGTATCTGCGCCAGAAGCAGGATGACACGGCCAAGGTGCGCGACCTGGTCGCCCCGGTGGCCCTCAAGGACCCCCGCATAGGCCGCTGATCATGCCCAACGCCCCGCGCTACTGCCCCCACTGCACCCTGGAACTGGCTCGGGGCACCCCGCCCGGCGATACCCATGAGCGCCTGCACTGCACAGGCTGTGGGTACATTCATTACGTAAACCCGAAGATCATCGCCGGCTGCATCATCGAACGCGAGGGCAAGTACCTGCTCTGCCGGCGCGCCATCCCGCCCCGTCCTGGGACCTGGACGCTGCCTGCAGGCTTCATGGAAGCCGGCGAGACCACCGAGGAAGCCGCCTTGCGCGAGGTGTGGGAAGAAACCGGCGTTCGCGCCGACATCTTTGCGCCCTATTCGGTGTTCAGTGTGCCGCGCATCAGCGAGGTCTACATCATCTTCCGCGCCACCGTCATCGAGGAAACCGGGCAGTTCGGCACCGAGACGCTGGAGTACCGGTTCTTCGAGCCGGCGGACATTCCGTGGGATGAGATCTATTACCCGGCCATCCGGCAGATCCTCGAACGTTACATCCTCGAGCGGCAAGCCGGTGTCTATGGCATCTACATGGGCAACGATGACACGGGCAAGGTGCACTTCATTCGCTAAGCGATGGGCTGCCATACCGGCTCCGTCGGCTACCGTCGATCGGCCTGTTCCGAAGATGCTTGAATTAACGCACCTGTCGCTTGACCCTCGATCGACCCTTTGCCACCCTCAAAGAACCGACAGGTTCCGCGACGTGCGTTATCTGTCGCGCAAATGAATTGAACGCCTGAAGCCGGGAGGCTTCGAACAGGGACTTTCGCCTACCCTCCCGGGTCATTCGCCAGATGCCCCGACCCTCGTCGATGGAGTCAGTCCCATGAAGTCATCCTGCCGTGCACCCAGCGCCTGCCTCGAACTGGACTATGTTCGCGATACCCTCTTCGGGCCGCTGTCTCAACGGGTCGAGTGCGAAGTGCAGCTCGCCCCGTTGCAATTGGGCGGCCGGCAGGGCTTGCAGCTTCATATCGCACCGCCCCTGCCCAAGAAGCTGGATCGCTCGCACAGCCTCGCCTTCGTCTGGGAAGGCAAGGCGTATCATGGCGTGGTGCGTCACCATGGCAAATGCGGGGACGGCGGCATCAAGCTGCTGCTGGAGCTTCAATAGCTTCCAGCAGCATCAGGCAACGGCATGCCAGGCCCTTTCTGGCTTCAGGCGAATGCCCGGTGCTGGGCCTGGCTGGCAGGAGGATGCTGTTGGTGGCGCAACTGCACGATGAGCCCCAGCACATCCCGGGTGCTGTTCAGGCTGTCGAGCGGCACGCCATCGAGTACCACGCATTCCTCGAGCGAATCGCCTCTACCCAGGCGAATCGTCAGGTGACCGTCTTCCGAGCAGCTCACTTCGCATCGGTCGGGCAGGCAGGCCCGTTCGATGAGCTGACGCATTTCCAGCGTCGACAACCCTAGCAGTGACATACCTTGGCCCTCTCAAGATGGTCCATGGGTGCGAAGGCAGAGCTGACGTCAGTCGAGCGCCGATTGGTGGATGACCAGCCCAGCAATGGGTCATTCGCTCAGGTGCGAATGCGTGCTTCGCCTCTTCACCATAACTGAAGAAATGCCTTGCACCGGTGTTGTGCGATTAACGGAAAGGTCCGAACGACCGGCGGTCTTCGGCGCTGCCTGGGCAAGGCACGCCCAGTATCGGGGTTGAACCCTCCATACCGCGTGCGGTTCGAAGCCTGAAGGCTCTAGTCAGGGGCTTTGCGGACCCATCGCCACAGGAGGGCGCATGCAACGTCGTGAATTCTTGATCAAGTCCGCCGTGACCACGGCGGGCATGGCGCTTGTCCAGGGTGCCTGGGCCAAAGCAGCGCATGAACGCCAATTCGATCATCTGTCTGGCCAAAAAGGTGCAGGTCCAGTGCTACGCCTCAAGGGCCTGGCCATCGGCGAGGGCGCGCCCACGATCATCGCCTCGATCACCGGTCGGGACCTCGACACGATCCGTCGACAGACACAGGCCCTGGCCGCCAGCGAGGCCGTGGACATCGCCGAGCTGCGCCTGGACTACCTGCCCGACACGCTGTCGCTTCAGGACACGGTGGCGTGGGTCGACCAGGTGGTGTCCGACCTGCACGGCAAGCCGCTGCTGGCGACCTTCCGCAGCGCCCAGGAGGGTGGCGAGCGTGCGCTGCCAGACGATGCGTATGCTCGCCTGTGCAGAGCCCTGCTGGAACAGACACGCATCGACCTGCTCGACATCGAGATGATGAAACCCCAGGCCAGCGTCCAGGCGCTGGTCGCCAAGGCGCATCA
It encodes the following:
- a CDS encoding NUDIX hydrolase, encoding MPNAPRYCPHCTLELARGTPPGDTHERLHCTGCGYIHYVNPKIIAGCIIEREGKYLLCRRAIPPRPGTWTLPAGFMEAGETTEEAALREVWEETGVRADIFAPYSVFSVPRISEVYIIFRATVIEETGQFGTETLEYRFFEPADIPWDEIYYPAIRQILERYILERQAGVYGIYMGNDDTGKVHFIR
- a CDS encoding GntR family transcriptional regulator, producing the protein MKRQPLDDSFKVNRNPVTLREIVLDKLRAAIMNFHLLPGDRLVERDLCERLGVSRTSVREALRHLESEGLVEFADAKGPRVAIITLEDARDIYELRCVLEGLIVQLFTLNAKAKHIRALERALEENREALEEGELQQVLDSVQGFYDVLLEGSGNQVAATQLRQLQARISYLRATSVSQVNRRGASNLEMEKMVEAIKSGDPLVAHQASVDHVRAAAKVALEYLRQKQDDTAKVRDLVAPVALKDPRIGR